One Gemmatimonadales bacterium genomic window, GCCTGCTCGCCAAGCGTCATCCCGTGCCGCATCGGCACGGCAAGCGGGCCAATGAAGGAGCGAAAGGCCGGATCGAGCAGGTTGCCCTGGACCCTGCCGCTGATCGGGTTGGGGCGATCGAGGATGATGACCCTGCGGCCGTGCTTCACTGCCGAACGCATCACTTCGATCGCGGTAGAGATGTAGGTATAGTACCGGGTTCCCACGTCCGGCAGATCGACCAGCAGGACGTCGACGTTGCTGAGCATCGTGTCGGTCGGGGCCGCGGTGCTTCCATAAAGGCTGTAAATTGGAAGTCCGGTCGTCCGGTCGACGGTGGAGGCAACCTTCTCGCCCGGGTCGGCGGTGCCACGGAACCCGTGCTCCGGGCTGAACAACGCGGTCAGGTTGACGCCGGCAGCCCGCAGTACGTCGACCGCGTGTGCGCCGGCGCGGTCGATGCCACCCTGATTGGTGACCAGCCCGACCCGCCGACCGGCGACGAGATGCATGCTGTCGCGGATCAGGACTTCGAGCCCGGGACGCACCGGTTCCGGCGAGGATAGGATGCTGACCAAGCCCAGTACAACCAGCCCGAACGCCATGATGTGCTCCCTGATTCGTTCCGTCGTCGTGATCTTGCTCGCGACGGGAATCGTGGCCCCGATCGCTGCGCAATCGCCCCGGACGAGCGCCCGGGTGCGTACCCTGATGGCGCGGATGCCGATCGAGCATCAGGTCGCCCAGCTGGTGATGCCCTGGCTGCTTGGCAACTACGCAGGCCACGACTCTGACGAACTCGCTGACGCCAGGATGTGGGTCGACTCGCTCCGGGTCGGCGGCATCATCATCTCGATCGGCTCACCGCTCGATGTCGCGGGCAAACTCAACTTCCTGCAACGTCGATCTCGCCTGCCGCTCCTGATCGCCGCGGACCTGGAAGGCGGGGCGGCCTTTCGCTTTCCCGGGGCCACACCCTTCCCTACCAATATGGGGGTCGCGGCAACCGGCCGGGAGTCCGACGCCCACCTGATGGGCAAAGTGACCGGACTCGAAGCTCGGGCAGTCGGGGTTCATCTCACATTCTCGCCCGTGGCCGACATCAACGACAACCCGGCCAACCCGATCATCAACACTCGCTCGTTCGGCGGCGATCCGGCCACCGTCGCCCGTCTGGTGGCGGCCACCGTCGCCGGCACCCGGGAGTCCGGGGTCCTGTCGACCGTGAAGCACTTTCCCGGACATGGCAACACCGACGTCGACTCACACATTTCCCTGCCCATCATACGTGGCGGCTGGGCGCGGCTTGATACCATCGAGCTGGTGCCGTTTCGAGCGGCCGTCAAAGCCGGCGTCGACGTCGTGATGTCGGGGCACCTGGCTCTGCCCGGTTTCGACCCGGACAGCCTGCGCCCTGCGACGCTGTCGCCCCTCGTGATGACCTCGGTGCTGCGCGACTCGCTCGGCTTTCAGGGGCTGGTCGTGACCGATGCGCTGGACATGGGTGCGCTGGTCACCAGTTACGGCGGTGGCGAGGCCGCGGTGCGCGCCTTCCTGGCCGGGAGCGATATGCTGCTGATGCCGGCCGACCCTCGGGCAGCGATTGCCGCCATGGTCGAGGCGGTGCAGACGGGACGGATCTCACGGGAGCGGCTGGGGCGGTCGGTCCGCAAGGTGCTGATGCTCAAAGAGCGGCTGGCACTCTTCGAGCGACGCGTGGTGCCGCTGGAACGCGTCGGCGCCGTCGTGGGGCAGCGCAGCTTCATCGACAGCGCACGCGCCATCAGCGCGCGATCACTGGTGCTGGTGCGGGACAGCGGCGCCGTCGTTGCCACCCTGCGTGACCGGCTCGGCCCGGTTGCGGTGGTCAGCTACGGCGAACCGGGGTGGGCAACGACCTTCCCGCAGGAACTCACCAAGCTCGGCTACCGCACGACCCCGTTCCGGCTCTATCCCACCAGCGGGCCCGCCAGCTACGACTCGGCCCGCGCCGTCCTGTCGGCCGCCCCAGCCGCGATCGTCTCGGTTGCGGTTCGGGCTCGTTCGGGCAGCGGTGTGATTACCATGCCCGACTCGCTAGCGGGTCTGATCGATGCCTCGAGTCGCCAGCGCCCGACCGTGCTCGTCTCGTTCGGATCGCCCTACCTGCAGAGTCAGGTGCCCGGGGTTCCTGCGTTCCTCCAGGCCTGGACCAACAATCCCCTGACCGAAGCGGCCGCCGCCGCGGCCCTTGCCGGGGCACCCATATCCGGCAGGCTTCCCATCGATCTACCAGCCGGCGCGCGACTGGGCGACGGCATTGCCCTACCCGCCCACGCCCGATACCATGCTGCCAACCAACCGTAACCCGCTGACCCTGCTGCTGCTCGCGGGCGCCGCCGCGTGCGGCCGGAGCGCTTCCGAAACCGCCCCGGGCGCCGTACCCGCCCCCCTCGACCGCGGTGAGGCAGCAGCCCCGGTCTGCGGTGCCCTGCCCTGCGACTGGTCGCGACTGACCGCGGGCATCGACTCGGCGGTTCGCGCCGGTGCCGCGCCGGGCGCCGTGGTTGCCGTCTCGCTGCGTGGCGGACGTTTCTACCACCACGCCGGCCAGCTCGGTGTCGATCATCCCACAGCGGTCGACCGCAACACGGTCTATGACCTCGCTTCGCTGACCAAGGTCGTTGCGCTCACCAGCATGGCAATGATTGCCGTCGACGAAGGCCGGATCAGGCTCGACGATCCGGTCGTCAGGTACCTGCCGGGTTTCGTTGGTGGGTGGAAGGAGTTCGTCACCATCAGGCACCTGCTGACGCATTCGAGCGGACTTCCTGCGCATCGACCGCTCTGGCAGGATGCCGCCGACCGGACCAGTGCGCTGGCGCTCGTCGTCGCCACACCGCTCGACACCTTTCCCGGTGCGCGGATGGTCTATTCCGACCTCGGTGCGATCACCACGACCCTCCTGCTCG contains:
- a CDS encoding beta-lactamase family protein, with translation MLPTNRNPLTLLLLAGAAACGRSASETAPGAVPAPLDRGEAAAPVCGALPCDWSRLTAGIDSAVRAGAAPGAVVAVSLRGGRFYHHAGQLGVDHPTAVDRNTVYDLASLTKVVALTSMAMIAVDEGRIRLDDPVVRYLPGFVGGWKEFVTIRHLLTHSSGLPAHRPLWQDAADRTSALALVVATPLDTFPGARMVYSDLGAITTTLLLERVYGQPIDRLFHERIAKPLHLESTRFVPPESWRKRIAPTERDPWRGRLVHGEVHDENAAFLGGVSGHAGLFSTATDLLTFGEWLLRERNGAPGRRPDNPSVASEVAREFTSRQEVVAGSSRALGWDTPSNGSSAGTRLSRWSFGHTGFTGTSIWIDPTRELVIVVLSNRVNPTRENTRIGPFRIMVADRVAEVAGFTGAR